One genomic segment of Hevea brasiliensis isolate MT/VB/25A 57/8 chromosome 3, ASM3005281v1, whole genome shotgun sequence includes these proteins:
- the LOC110662604 gene encoding uncharacterized protein LOC110662604 isoform X3 — translation MRHQICSLLMTSLRTNAEIEGEAGEPSFRRLVLRSVAHIIRLYSSSLITECEVFLSMLVKVTFLDLPLWHRILVLEILRGFCVEARTLKILFQNFDLHPKNTNVVEGMVKALARVVSNVQVQETSEESLAAVAGMFSSKAKGIEWSLDNDASNAAVLVASEAHAITLAVEGLLGVVFTVATLTDEAVDVGELESPRSEYDPVSKFTGKTAVLCVAMVDSLWLTILDALSLILSRSQGEAIVLEILKGYQAFTQACGVLHAVEPLNSFLASLCKFTINFPNEAEKKSAVLSPGPKRPESLVEPRESVVLTPKNVQALRTLFNIAHRLHNVLGPSWVLVLETLAALDRAIHSPHATTQEISTAVQKLPRESSGQYSDFSILSSLNSQLFESSALMHISAVKSLLSALCQLSQQCMTEASSGFGPAVSQKIGSISFSVERMISILVNNLHRVEPLWDQVVSHFLDLADNSNQHLRNMALDALDQSICAVLGSEQFQDYVPSRLNGTSDDMETRHKELRLLECSVISPLRVLYFSTQSADVRAGCLKILLHVLERHGEKLYYSWPDILETLRSVADAPEKDLVALGFQSLRVIMNDGLTSIPTECLNVCVDVTGAYSAQKTELNISLTAIGLLWTTTDFIVKGLLHGPPEEKETSILDEHPILRQLDGELKEEQTPEATDKVNDQAPTVNIIDRDKLLFSVFSLLQRLGADERPEVRNAAVRTLFQTLGSHGQKLSKSMWEDCLWNYVFPALDRSSHMAATSSKDESQGKELGTRGGKAVHMLIHHSRNTVQKQWDETLVLVLGGIARLLRSFFPFLSSLSNFWSGWESLLLFVKNSILNGSKEVAIAGINCLQTTVHSHCLKGNLPMPYLISILGAYKHVIQKSTNYTGNAASKVKQEILHGLGELYVQAQRMFDDQMFSQLIGIIDLAIKQAITTNENFESEFGHVSPVLRTVLEILPLLHPTELISSMWLVLLRELLQYLPRSDSSLQKNDEEVKQASITDNVPGNNIKRKDEMPNGTASIFPKEAEAPPQGSGSTITVLGGIPSYAFAEKLVPVLIDLFLHAAAVEKYIIFPEIIQSLGRCMTTRRDNPDGSLWRVAVEGFNRVLADDFCKFTGNFGPDSRINRPMRTRVWKEIADVYEIFLVGYCGRAIPSNSLSAEALKADEALEMTILHVLGDKILKSPIDAPVDIVERLVSTMDRCASRTCSLPIETVELMPFHCSRFSLACLQKLFFLSSYDNEAGDWSSTRSEVSKISIRVLLTRCEYTMNRFLMDEELAGERPLPSARLEEIFYVLQELAHLRIHPETASVLPLHPNLKSVLADKEDHKKCPHLFVLFPTFCDLVITREARVRELVQVLLRLITRELSLEKVGIAS, via the exons ATGCGTCACCAGATTTGTTCACTTTTGATGACTTCACTTCGTACTAATGCTGAG ATCGAAGGAGAAGCAGGAGAACCTTCTTTTCGTCGGTTGGTATTGCGATCAGTTGCTCATATTATCAGGCTGTACAGTTCATCCCTTATTACTGAATGTGAG GTTTTTCTTAGTATGCTTGTGAAGGTTACTTTTCTTGATTTGCCATTATGGCACCGTATACTTGTGCTTGAGATCTTGAGG GGTTTTTGTGTAGAGGCACGGACTTTAAAAATTCTTTTCCAGAactttgattt GCATCCTAAGAACACAAATGTTGTGGAGGGTATGGTTAAAGCTCTTGCTCGGGTTGTTTCAAATGTACAG GTTCAAGAAACTAGTGAGGAGAGCCTGGCCGCTGTTGCAGGGATGTTTAGCAGCAAGGCTAAAG GGATTGAATGGAGTCTGGATAATGATGCATCCAATGCTGCTGTCCTGGTTGCTAGTGAAGCCCACGCCATAACTTTGGCAGTTGAAGGGCTGTTGGGTGTTGTCTTTACTGTAGCTACTTTGACTGATGAAGCAGTGGATGTTGGGGAG CTCGAGTCTCCCAGAAGTGAATATGATCCTGTGTCAAAATTTACTGGGAAAACTGCTGTTCTTTGTGTTGCAATGGTTGATTCATTGTGGTTGACAATTCTTGATGCTTTGTCCCTTATTTTGTCGAG GTCACAAGGAGAGGCTATTGTGTTGGAAATATTGAAGGGATATCAGGCATTCACTCAG GCATGTGGGGTTCTTCATGCTGTAGAACCTTTGAACTCTTTTCTAGCATCGCTTTGTAAATTCACTATTAATTTTCCAAATGAAGCAGAGAAAAAGAG TGCAGTGCTGTCTCCTGGGCCAAAACGGCCTGAGTCACTAGTTGAACCGAGGGAGAGTGTTGTTCTTACTCCCAAGAATGTGCAG GCCCTGAGGACTCTCTTCAACATTGCTCATCGGTTGCACAACGTTTTAGGGCCATCATGGGTTTTA GTTTTGGAAACTTTAGCAGCTCTAGATCGGGCAATTCACTCTCCACATGCCACCACCCAG GAAATCTCCACAGCTGTCCAAAAGCTTCCAAGAGAATCTTCTGGCCAATACAGTGACTTCAGTATTCTGTCTTCATTGAATTCCCAG CTATTTGAGAGCTCAGCATTGATGCACATATCTGCAGTTAAATCACTTCTTTCTGCACTGTGTCAATTGTCACAGCAATGCATGACTGAAGCATCAAGTGGTTTTGGACCAGCAGTGAGTCAAAAGATTGGAAGCATTAGTTTTTCAGTGGAGAGGATGATATCCATCCTTGTCAATAATCTTCACA GAGTGGAGCCATTGTGGGATCAAGTTGTGAGCCACTTTCTAGAT CTAGCTGATAATTCCAATCAGCATTTGCGGAATATGGCCCTTGATGCATTAGATCAATCGATCTGTGCTGTTTTAGGTTCTGAACAGTTCCAGGATTATGTGCCATCCAGACTTAATGGGACATCTGATGAT ATGGAAACTAGGCATAAAGAGTTGAGATTGCTCGAGTGTTCTGTCATATCTCCACTTAGGGTTCTGTATTTTTCCACTCAAAGTGCTGATGTACGTGCTGGATGCTTGAAAATTCTTCTGCATGTTCTGGAG aGGCATGGAGAAAAATTATATTACAGTTGGCCAGATATTCTTGAAACATTAAG GTCAGTTGCCGACGCACCAGAGAAAGATCTCGTTGCTTTGGGTTTCCAG AGCCTAAGAGTAATTATGAACGATGGACTTACTTCGATACCCACTGAATGTCTCAATGT ATGTGTAGATGTCACTGGAGCATACAGTGCTCAAAAGACTGAACTGAATATAAGTTTAACCGCAATAGGCCTCTTATGGACCACCACTGATTTTATTGTGAAGGGGCTTCTGCATGGGCCTCCGGAAGAAAAGGAAACCA GTATTCTTGATGAGCATCCTATTTTAAGGCAACTAGATGGTGAATTAAAAGAAGAGCAGACTCCAGAAGCAACAGATAAAGTGAATGACCAAGCTCCCACAGTAAATATCATTGATCGTGACAAGTTGCTGTTCTCTGTTTTCTCGTTACTTCAGAGGCTTGGAGCTGATGAGAGGCCAGAG GTCAGAAATGCTGCTGTCAGGACACTCTTTCAAACTCTTGGAAGTCATGGGCAAAAACTTTCAAAAAGCATGTGGGAGGATTGTCTTTGGAATTATGTTTTTCCTGCTTTAGATCGTTCTTCTCACATG GCGGCAACATCATCAAAAGATGAATCACAAGGGAAAGAACTAGGAACTCGAGGAGGAAAAGCAGTTCATATGCTGATCCATCATAG TCGTAATACAGTTCAGAAACAGTGGGATGAAACACTGGTACTGGTCCTTGGTGGAATAGCACGTCTATTAcgttctttctttccctttctcagTAGCTTAAGCAATTTCTGGTCAG GATGGGAATCTTTGCTTCTCTTTGTGAAGAATAGTATTTTAAATGGTAGTAAAGAGGTCGCCATTGCTGGAATAAACTGTTTGCAGACAACTGTTCATTCTCATTGCCTAAAG GGTAATTTGCCAATGCCTTACCTTATATCCATACTTGGTGCATACAAGCATGTTATTCAAAAATCAACAAACTACACTGGTAATGCAGCTAGCAAGGTGAAGCAAGAGATTTTACATGGTCTTG GTGAATTGTATGTGCAAGCACAAAGGATGTTTGATGATCAAATGTTCTCTCAGTTGATTGGGATCATAGATTTGGCAATTAAGCAAGCCATAACTACCAATGAAAACTTTGAAAGTGAATTT GGACATGTTTCTCCTGTGCTGCGTACCGTATTAGAAATCTTACCGCTGTTGCATCCAACTGAACTCATCTCTTCAATGTGGCTTGTTCTTCTTAGGGAGCTTTTACAATATCTTCCAAGATCAGATTCTTCTTTGCAAAAAAATGATGAGGAGGTTAAGCAAGCCAGCATTACTGATAATGTACCAG GCAATAATATAAAGAGAAAGGATGAAATGCCCAATGGTACAGCTTCCATTTTCCCAAAAGAAGCTGAAGCCCCACCTCAGGGTTCTGGATCAACGATAACAGTATTGGGTGGAATTCCAAGTTATGCATTTGCAGAAAAGCTTGTTCCTGTGCTGATAGATCTTTTCCTACATGCTGCAGcagttgaaaaatatattatatttcctgAAATTATTCAGAGTCTTGGAAG GTGTATGACTACAAGAAGAGACAATCCAGATGGTTCACTTTGGAGAGTGGCTGTTGAAGGCTTCAACCGTGTTCTTGCTGATGATTTTTGCAAGTTTACTGGGAATTTTGGACCAGATTCCAGAATTAATAGACCTATGAGAACACGTGTCTGGAAAGAAATAGCAGATGTTTATGAAATATTCCTGGTAGGCTATTGTGGTCGTGCCATACCTTCCAACTCTCTCTCAGCTGAAGCACTTAAGGCTGATGAGGCACTGGAGATGACCATTCTGCATGTTCTGGGTGATAAGATTCTTAAATCACCAATTGATGCACCTGTTGAT ATTGTGGAGAGACTAGTTTCCACCATGGACCGTTGTGCATCACGCACATGCTCTTTGCCCATTGAAACCGTGGAACTTATGCCATTTCATTGTAGCAGATTTTCCCTGGCTTGCTTGCAGAAGTTGTTTTTCTTGAGCAG TTACGATAATGAAGCTGGTGATTGGAGCTCGACAAGATCTGAAGTCAGCAAAATCTCAATCAGGGTTCTTTTGACTAGATGTGAATATACCATGAACAGATTTCTGATGGATGAGGAACTAG CAGGTGAACGACCATTACCTTCTGCAAGGCTTGAAGAAATTTTCTATGTCCTTCAAGAACTAGCTCATCTAAGAATACATCCAGAAACGGCATCTGTTCTTCCTTTGCATCCTAATTTGAAAAGCGTCCTAGCAGACAAGGAGGATCACAAAAAATGTCCACATCTGTTTGTTCTATTTCCCACCTTCTGCGATCTTGTAATAACAAG GGAAGCTAGAGTGAGAGAGTTGGTGCAAGTGTTGCTGAGGCTCATTACTAGGGAACTATCGCTTGAAAAGGTTGGTATTGCCAGTTGA